A single region of the Gracilibacillus caseinilyticus genome encodes:
- a CDS encoding DUF4179 domain-containing protein, whose product MDKERLHREIDEIEVPQSEIYHAIEKGMEEGRKEKVPKRRSKVKFFSAAASIAAVAFLAAGFIFAPISYALSSIPLLGSIYDKVGMQIGEELLESDLVTQLNQKASSKGVDITITSAYYDGNVIGITFNAKGDKLSLDRVGGAGPEAGYGFHLFDGKEQNQWSASMSGLKETEDGYIASIEFYNDDADLLENDTLPLTFTSMTGVKGRWKFDVPVEQIPSETIYSEAATELEGSGYSLQMESIVKGKATTILNYKTTLPLAGKEDELRITVFDNEGNRLSKFHPNVLTTEIKANSVVKKNQEMFSSSISEDATYLTVQPEIVKSDKDIVQTMDQSTPFTVESSRFDYSIKVNSIQQEGDQLILDYHIQNVDTGSIREDVIQYFADFIMIIKSDNVQRDETGELNMMKMLEYRIRSDQATLQEDGNRHFQSIFELKDQDTFDYRNYSIEVPFGTLSENEEPIKMEPMKVELE is encoded by the coding sequence ATGGACAAAGAGCGTTTACATAGAGAAATAGATGAAATAGAAGTTCCACAGAGCGAAATATATCATGCAATAGAGAAAGGGATGGAGGAAGGTCGTAAAGAAAAAGTACCAAAAAGAAGATCCAAGGTTAAATTTTTTAGTGCTGCAGCATCGATTGCGGCAGTAGCATTCTTAGCAGCAGGTTTCATTTTTGCACCTATTTCATATGCCCTATCTTCTATTCCTCTGCTAGGCTCTATTTATGACAAGGTTGGTATGCAAATCGGAGAAGAGTTATTGGAAAGCGATTTAGTTACGCAGCTTAATCAAAAGGCGTCAAGTAAGGGAGTTGATATCACGATAACAAGTGCTTATTATGACGGTAATGTCATTGGTATTACATTTAATGCGAAAGGTGACAAACTTTCATTGGATCGTGTTGGAGGTGCAGGACCAGAAGCTGGATATGGCTTTCATCTTTTTGACGGAAAAGAACAAAATCAGTGGTCTGCTTCCATGTCAGGCTTAAAAGAAACAGAAGATGGATACATCGCCTCGATCGAATTTTACAATGATGATGCTGATTTACTTGAAAACGATACATTGCCATTAACCTTCACTAGTATGACAGGTGTCAAAGGCCGTTGGAAATTTGATGTGCCGGTTGAGCAAATCCCTTCTGAAACGATTTATTCGGAAGCTGCGACTGAGCTTGAAGGTTCAGGATATTCACTTCAAATGGAGTCCATTGTGAAAGGAAAGGCGACGACGATATTAAATTATAAGACGACACTGCCCTTGGCAGGCAAAGAGGATGAATTAAGAATTACAGTGTTCGATAATGAAGGTAACCGTTTATCTAAATTCCACCCCAATGTATTAACAACAGAGATAAAAGCAAATTCTGTTGTGAAAAAGAACCAAGAAATGTTTAGCAGTAGCATCAGTGAAGATGCAACGTATTTAACTGTTCAACCTGAAATCGTAAAATCGGATAAAGATATTGTACAGACAATGGACCAATCGACTCCTTTTACCGTAGAGAGTAGCAGGTTTGACTATTCGATAAAAGTAAATAGTATACAGCAAGAGGGAGATCAGCTAATATTGGATTATCATATACAGAATGTCGATACCGGTTCGATTCGAGAAGATGTCATTCAATATTTTGCAGACTTTATCATGATCATAAAGTCTGACAATGTTCAAAGGGATGAAACGGGAGAATTGAATATGATGAAAATGCTTGAATATAGGATTCGAAGTGATCAAGCAACGTTACAAGAAGATGGCAATCGCCATTTTCAATCCATTTTTGAATTAAAAGATCAAGATACGTTTGATTATAGAAATTATTCCATTGAAGTACCATTTGGAACATTAAGTGAAAATGAAGAGCCGATTAAAATGGAACCAATGAAAGTGGAATTAGAGTAA
- a CDS encoding ATP-binding protein, producing the protein MNRKIHILGASGAGTSTLGAALSKVLPHRHLDTDDYFWITKFTEQREVPERRRLLEKDLSLNENWILSGAVCGWGDNFKSSFDLVFFLWIPQDIRLERLKQREFQRYGNEILAGGSKYEQSKKFLEWASLYDSAGMEVRSKTLHEHWMAELSCPVLKIEGDYSVEERVDIVLDYLKAKG; encoded by the coding sequence TTGAATAGAAAAATACACATTTTAGGTGCTTCAGGGGCTGGGACATCGACATTAGGTGCCGCATTATCCAAGGTTTTACCACACAGGCATCTGGATACGGATGATTACTTTTGGATAACCAAATTCACTGAACAAAGAGAAGTACCGGAAAGAAGAAGATTGTTGGAAAAAGATTTATCACTAAACGAAAACTGGATACTCTCTGGTGCTGTTTGTGGTTGGGGCGATAATTTTAAAAGTAGTTTTGATCTTGTTTTTTTCTTATGGATTCCTCAAGATATAAGGCTTGAAAGACTAAAACAAAGGGAATTCCAGCGTTATGGAAATGAAATATTAGCTGGAGGAAGCAAATATGAGCAATCGAAAAAATTCCTGGAATGGGCTTCTTTATATGATAGTGCTGGAATGGAAGTGAGAAGTAAAACGTTACATGAGCATTGGATGGCAGAGTTATCTTGCCCTGTATTAAAAATAGAAGGTGATTATTCAGTCGAGGAAAGAGTAGATATTGTATTGGATTATCTGAAAGCTAAAGGGTGA
- a CDS encoding HAD family hydrolase: MNLKPKECMMIGNDYLKDIVPAKAVGLHTILFTDDENTKIEKCSDADYTIHSMNQLHEIILHLE, from the coding sequence ATAAATCTTAAACCCAAGGAATGTATGATGATAGGTAATGATTATCTAAAGGATATAGTTCCCGCTAAAGCAGTTGGACTTCATACGATTTTATTTACAGATGATGAAAACACTAAAATTGAAAAATGTAGTGATGCAGATTATACTATTCATTCTATGAATCAGCTGCATGAGATAATCTTACATTTAGAGTAA
- a CDS encoding ABC transporter substrate-binding protein, translated as MFLAACGQSESTNQEENDDKAEATGSIEIDHALGTTAIDGEPDRVVTLYQGATDAAVALGIKPVGVVESWRQAPMYDYLKDDLGEVTYVGQETQPNLEEIAALEPDVIIASKMRHEEIYDQLSAIAPTVAHETVFAFKETLELVGKATGKEEKATKLLEDWDNRVADFQEKVASEYKGEWPLHAAVLNFRADHARIYVTGFAGSILDELGFKGPANITDKSQAVLKLTDKESITEMNADVFYLFMDDDPAVEQTYQDWTSHPLWEELDAVQSDQVNRVDEVVWNMGGGIIAANLMLDDIYDRFDLEK; from the coding sequence ATGTTCTTGGCTGCCTGCGGTCAGTCCGAAAGTACTAACCAGGAGGAGAATGATGATAAAGCAGAAGCAACGGGTTCGATTGAAATTGATCATGCTCTTGGAACAACTGCTATTGATGGAGAGCCGGATCGGGTAGTTACGCTTTATCAAGGAGCAACAGATGCAGCGGTTGCTTTAGGGATTAAGCCAGTAGGTGTTGTAGAATCATGGCGTCAGGCTCCGATGTATGATTATCTAAAAGATGATTTAGGAGAAGTTACATATGTAGGTCAAGAAACACAGCCTAATTTAGAAGAGATTGCAGCACTTGAACCTGACGTGATTATTGCCTCAAAGATGAGACACGAAGAGATATATGATCAACTAAGTGCTATTGCGCCAACTGTTGCACACGAAACTGTATTTGCTTTTAAGGAAACGCTTGAATTAGTTGGAAAAGCAACTGGTAAAGAAGAAAAAGCGACGAAGCTATTAGAAGATTGGGACAATAGAGTAGCGGATTTCCAAGAAAAGGTTGCCTCAGAGTATAAAGGAGAATGGCCACTACATGCAGCTGTTCTCAATTTTAGAGCAGATCATGCTCGTATTTATGTAACAGGTTTTGCAGGTTCTATTCTAGATGAATTAGGGTTCAAGGGACCAGCGAATATAACAGACAAGTCACAAGCTGTGCTTAAGCTAACAGATAAGGAAAGTATTACAGAAATGAATGCTGACGTCTTTTACTTGTTTATGGATGATGACCCTGCAGTGGAACAAACGTATCAAGATTGGACTTCGCATCCTTTATGGGAAGAACTTGACGCCGTTCAATCAGATCAAGTCAACCGTGTGGATGAAGTGGTCTGGAATATGGGAGGGGGTATCATCGCGGCTAACCTAATGCTCGATGATATCTACGATCGATTCGACTTAGAGAAATGA
- a CDS encoding bifunctional transcriptional activator/DNA repair enzyme AdaA, translated as MMLQLTEERKKAIVENDKSYDDQFFYAVKTTNIFCRPSCKSRVPNFDNVTIFTQAEDALKAGYRPCKHCKSGGNSLPDEEWISHVEMYIKENYSNPLTLTSIAEHCHSSSYHLHRVFKKIKGITPLEYVQQLRIEKAEKYLVQTDLPIQEIGRLVGITNASRFSTVFKEKNSQTPSQFRKRRGNK; from the coding sequence ATGATGCTGCAACTCACTGAAGAACGAAAGAAAGCGATAGTGGAAAATGATAAAAGCTATGACGATCAATTTTTCTATGCTGTAAAAACAACCAACATTTTTTGCAGACCTTCTTGTAAATCAAGAGTTCCGAATTTTGATAATGTCACTATTTTTACGCAAGCAGAAGATGCGCTAAAGGCAGGTTATAGGCCCTGTAAACACTGTAAATCAGGAGGAAACAGTCTACCTGATGAGGAATGGATTTCACATGTTGAAATGTATATCAAAGAGAATTATTCCAACCCTTTAACTTTAACATCAATTGCGGAACATTGCCACAGCAGCTCTTATCACCTGCATCGTGTGTTTAAAAAGATAAAAGGCATAACGCCACTAGAATATGTGCAGCAACTGAGAATCGAAAAAGCGGAAAAGTATTTAGTTCAAACTGACCTCCCTATACAGGAAATTGGTAGACTGGTCGGAATCACAAATGCTTCACGCTTTTCAACTGTCTTCAAAGAGAAAAATAGTCAAACACCAAGTCAATTTAGAAAAAGAAGGGGTAATAAATGA
- a CDS encoding HAD-IA family hydrolase produces MLKAIIFDFDGLVFDTETFDLKAFQELYQKYNVEFPLDNWMNSIGISLAFDPYEPLLMSLPGISRDDAKEERSNLYEKLLEGKAPREGVVEYLERGKQLGMKIAIASSSTRSWVEHHLNILGIKPYFDYICTSDDVENVKPEPDLYKKVLEYFDISAKEAVVFEDSPNGSLASIRAGIPCVIVPNETTEVLPFDKSVALRLNSKKDKTLDEVLEAVSIVDTFD; encoded by the coding sequence ATGTTAAAAGCAATAATATTCGATTTTGACGGTTTAGTTTTTGATACGGAGACTTTTGATCTCAAAGCATTTCAGGAATTATATCAAAAATATAATGTTGAATTTCCACTTGATAATTGGATGAATTCTATTGGCATTTCGCTTGCATTTGATCCCTACGAACCGTTATTAATGAGTCTCCCTGGAATCAGTAGAGATGATGCTAAAGAAGAGCGGAGTAATTTATATGAAAAATTATTAGAAGGTAAAGCCCCAAGAGAAGGTGTTGTGGAGTACTTGGAGCGAGGCAAACAACTGGGTATGAAAATTGCAATTGCATCAAGTTCTACAAGAAGCTGGGTGGAACACCATTTAAATATATTAGGGATTAAACCGTATTTTGACTATATTTGTACCTCTGATGATGTCGAGAATGTCAAACCCGAACCAGACTTGTACAAAAAAGTTCTTGAATATTTTGACATTAGCGCTAAAGAAGCTGTTGTGTTTGAAGACTCTCCAAATGGTTCATTAGCTTCGATACGTGCTGGAATACCTTGTGTGATTGTACCTAATGAAACAACTGAAGTGCTTCCTTTTGATAAAAGTGTTGCGTTGCGTTTGAATTCCAAGAAGGATAAGACTTTAGATGAAGTTTTGGAAGCGGTATCGATTGTAGATACATTTGATTAA
- a CDS encoding FecCD family ABC transporter permease, with amino-acid sequence MKTKSRVKKRVLTFIVAVILFILSFFASLTLGQTNISISTTLQAILRFDPNNTEHIIVVTSRLTRTLIACVIGASLAIAGAMMQALTRNPLASPSIFGINAGAIFFIVVGITFFSMESLTQYMWIAFLGAGVAAICVYVLGSSGSQGVSPLKIVLSGAAISALFMSFTQGLLVIDEQRIQTVLFWMTGSVAGRSMDMLLPVFPFIVSGMVIALLMGHSMNILLSGEDVAKGLGQQTLWIKICMAIVVVFLAGGSVAIGGSIGFLGLIVPHMVRGLVGPDYRLVLPLCGITGACLLLFADVAARLIIMPQEVPIGVMTAFIGTPFFIYIARRRLS; translated from the coding sequence ATGAAAACGAAATCTCGAGTAAAAAAAAGGGTGCTAACCTTTATTGTAGCTGTTATCCTTTTCATTCTATCCTTTTTTGCTAGTCTAACACTCGGTCAAACGAATATATCTATTTCTACGACGCTTCAAGCAATTCTGCGGTTTGATCCCAATAACACGGAACATATTATTGTGGTCACTTCCCGACTGACCAGAACGTTGATTGCATGTGTGATTGGAGCTAGTCTTGCGATTGCAGGTGCTATGATGCAAGCATTAACTCGAAATCCACTGGCATCCCCAAGTATTTTCGGTATTAATGCTGGAGCTATCTTTTTTATTGTAGTTGGCATTACCTTCTTTTCTATGGAATCGTTGACGCAATATATGTGGATTGCTTTTTTGGGAGCAGGAGTAGCGGCAATATGTGTCTATGTTTTAGGAAGCTCTGGTTCTCAAGGGGTGTCACCGCTAAAAATAGTATTATCTGGTGCAGCAATTTCAGCATTATTTATGTCCTTTACACAAGGTCTATTGGTAATAGATGAGCAACGAATTCAGACAGTCCTGTTTTGGATGACTGGTTCTGTTGCAGGAAGAAGTATGGATATGTTATTACCCGTTTTTCCTTTTATTGTATCAGGGATGGTGATAGCACTTTTAATGGGACATTCTATGAATATATTGTTGTCAGGTGAAGATGTAGCAAAAGGGTTAGGGCAACAGACGTTGTGGATTAAGATATGTATGGCTATCGTTGTTGTTTTTTTAGCAGGAGGTTCTGTTGCTATTGGTGGCTCTATCGGTTTTCTCGGATTAATCGTACCTCATATGGTACGGGGGCTGGTTGGTCCTGATTATCGCCTGGTTCTGCCTTTATGCGGAATTACAGGAGCATGTCTGTTATTATTTGCTGACGTAGCAGCACGATTAATTATTATGCCACAGGAAGTGCCGATTGGTGTCATGACAGCGTTTATAGGAACACCATTTTTTATTTACATTGCTAGACGGAGGTTATCATAA
- a CDS encoding LCP family protein, giving the protein MSDRLKKRSNKYKRKLLLWFLFVVFLLVLSCGTYIFVQVYTATKGAYEEIDRQGNKSEYREEEVTFSKDPISILLIGVDYGVEGKNGRADTLMVVTLNPSTKKTTLTTVPRDTRVEFYESEAQEYAGFHKINAAYSYGSIFEYGSNKLTIEKVEELLDIPIDEYVALDFDAFHQLVDTFGGVTVDVKQPFSQKSFKNDGKMINFDKGIMKMNGEEALAFVRMRKHAANTLYSREERQRQFVQAVINEALSTTTFLKIAELSNVLENNIKTSLSPSEILQLQKAYASMDNVDVQTFEIEGQNEVLHDIYYFIPEEESLLNVSEQIKQELALP; this is encoded by the coding sequence GTGAGTGATCGATTAAAGAAGAGGTCAAATAAATATAAGCGAAAATTACTACTTTGGTTTCTGTTCGTTGTGTTTCTTCTAGTTCTATCTTGTGGAACATATATATTTGTTCAGGTCTACACCGCGACAAAAGGTGCATATGAAGAGATAGATCGACAAGGGAATAAATCAGAATATAGAGAAGAGGAAGTAACCTTTAGCAAGGATCCCATCTCCATTCTGCTCATAGGTGTGGACTATGGTGTTGAAGGGAAGAATGGTCGTGCAGACACGTTAATGGTTGTGACGCTCAACCCGTCAACGAAAAAAACCACGTTAACCACGGTTCCCCGAGATACGAGGGTAGAATTTTATGAATCGGAAGCTCAAGAATATGCGGGATTTCATAAAATTAACGCAGCCTATTCCTACGGTTCAATTTTTGAATATGGGTCCAATAAATTAACGATCGAAAAGGTAGAAGAATTGCTTGATATCCCAATAGATGAATATGTAGCCCTTGACTTTGATGCCTTTCACCAGCTGGTAGATACATTTGGTGGTGTAACCGTGGATGTAAAACAACCTTTTAGTCAAAAAAGTTTTAAAAATGATGGAAAGATGATCAATTTTGACAAAGGAATAATGAAAATGAATGGAGAAGAGGCACTAGCGTTTGTCAGGATGAGAAAGCATGCGGCAAATACGCTTTATTCCCGTGAAGAAAGACAGCGTCAATTTGTTCAAGCTGTGATAAATGAAGCGCTATCTACTACAACCTTTTTGAAGATAGCGGAACTTTCTAATGTTTTGGAAAATAATATAAAAACAAGCTTAAGCCCGTCTGAAATTCTTCAATTACAGAAAGCATACGCATCTATGGATAATGTGGATGTGCAGACATTTGAAATAGAAGGTCAGAACGAAGTACTTCATGATATATATTACTTCATTCCTGAGGAAGAAAGTTTGTTAAACGTGTCCGAACAAATAAAGCAGGAGTTGGCATTACCCTAA
- the ftsW gene encoding putative lipid II flippase FtsW: MQYLKRMDLTLLIAVVLFIFFGVTMVYSASSPYALIRFDNAEYYFHRQLYWALLGLLFLIPTIVLPYKLYGKLVSALTILTILLLVLVLIPQIGVERNYSSRWLSIGGILLQPVEITKLTILIYFSYFYSKNEEEINNVKKGLLPPLIILAIVFCLIISQPDLGSATLIIFSCGIILFFTEIRLRYLILLMCFALLGFSCFALMAPYRLMRITSFLAPFEDMDGAGYQLVNSYISIHSGGVTGLGLGQSVQKHGYLPEAHTDFIMSIIAEELGFIGVLLVLGFYFFFFVKGIRIGMRAKNNFGKLLAVGITLQIVTQAFINLGAVSGTLPITGIPLPFLSYGGSSLLISIVSVGILLNISCFRRI, from the coding sequence TTGCAATACTTAAAACGAATGGACTTAACCTTATTAATAGCCGTAGTTCTTTTTATTTTTTTTGGTGTAACTATGGTATATAGTGCTAGTTCTCCCTATGCTCTTATACGGTTTGATAACGCAGAGTATTACTTTCACAGACAGTTATATTGGGCTCTGCTCGGTTTATTATTTCTGATCCCAACGATAGTATTACCATACAAGTTATATGGGAAACTTGTTTCTGCTCTCACCATATTAACCATTCTTCTTTTAGTTCTTGTATTGATTCCACAAATAGGGGTGGAACGTAATTATTCAAGCAGATGGTTATCAATCGGGGGTATATTACTTCAACCTGTTGAAATAACAAAATTAACCATCCTCATCTATTTTTCTTATTTCTACAGCAAGAATGAGGAAGAGATAAATAATGTCAAAAAAGGGCTGCTACCACCTTTAATTATATTAGCAATAGTATTCTGTCTGATAATATCTCAGCCTGACTTAGGCTCTGCTACTCTAATTATATTCTCATGTGGTATCATTCTATTCTTCACAGAGATTCGTCTCCGCTATTTAATTTTGTTAATGTGTTTCGCACTTTTAGGTTTTTCCTGTTTTGCTTTAATGGCGCCATACCGCTTGATGCGTATTACATCCTTTCTGGCCCCCTTTGAAGACATGGATGGTGCAGGTTATCAATTAGTCAATTCCTATATATCTATTCACTCAGGAGGCGTTACCGGGTTAGGTCTGGGTCAAAGTGTGCAGAAACATGGATATTTACCTGAAGCTCATACGGATTTTATTATGTCTATCATAGCGGAAGAATTGGGATTTATAGGGGTGCTTCTTGTCCTAGGCTTCTATTTCTTCTTCTTTGTTAAAGGTATTCGTATTGGAATGCGCGCCAAAAATAATTTTGGTAAATTATTAGCAGTAGGCATCACTTTACAAATAGTAACCCAAGCATTCATTAATTTAGGTGCAGTATCAGGTACCTTACCGATAACAGGTATTCCATTACCATTTTTAAGCTATGGAGGTTCTTCCTTGTTAATTAGTATTGTATCTGTTGGCATTCTGCTAAATATTTCTTGTTTTCGGAGGATATAG
- a CDS encoding sigma-70 family RNA polymerase sigma factor — MKDLSIVKKAINGNEKAFETLVKKESEKLYKTAFLYVRNKEDALDVLQETIYKAFISIEQVKQPQFFNTWLTKILIRTAYDVIRKRKKVVFDEELMRNISDDSSIDVEGKMDVLNAISGLSKNYQTVIILFYYHDCTIDEIAETMGKPANTIKTYLRRAKMELKKSIGGMNYHGQRAFT, encoded by the coding sequence TTGAAAGATTTATCTATCGTGAAAAAAGCTATAAATGGGAACGAAAAAGCGTTTGAAACGCTAGTCAAAAAGGAAAGTGAGAAACTCTATAAAACTGCTTTTCTTTATGTCCGAAATAAAGAGGATGCCTTGGATGTACTCCAGGAAACTATATACAAGGCTTTTATATCCATTGAACAAGTAAAGCAACCGCAGTTTTTTAATACCTGGCTGACAAAAATACTGATCCGTACTGCTTATGATGTCATAAGAAAGCGAAAGAAAGTCGTTTTTGATGAGGAACTTATGCGTAATATTTCTGACGATAGCAGTATAGATGTGGAAGGCAAAATGGATGTGTTAAACGCCATTTCCGGTTTAAGCAAAAATTATCAAACCGTCATTATCTTATTTTACTACCACGACTGTACGATTGATGAGATTGCGGAAACAATGGGGAAACCCGCGAACACTATCAAAACCTATTTACGTCGGGCAAAAATGGAATTAAAAAAAAGTATTGGAGGGATGAATTATCATGGACAAAGAGCGTTTACATAG
- the rodA gene encoding rod shape-determining protein RodA — MGENKSIDYLILFILIVFFIISLITVYSGTGQYTDGQSFHFALRQLIWYTISFALMIGVSRFDYELLENWAVYLYIFGMMLLLYVRFFGVLKNGSQRWIDLTFMEFQPSELMKVFLVIYLAAMLKKNGKKNLSFSKSIPVVFKAMAISIFPFYFILKQPDLGSAILIAITSIGLVLTSTISSKMITLIFTVIASSGSFLIYLFTFHEDVVTNVFQTHQLGRIYSWLSPSDYSDNFGYQVKNAMLGIGAGQLNGSGFSQGVQVQSGRVPEAHTDFIFAVIGEEFGFMGSSLLVLLFFLLIYRIITIALRTDNIFGTYICVGVILLIGFQVFQNIGMTIGLMPVTGIALPFISYGGSALMTNLFALGLVQSIDARSKNYIFFTNTE, encoded by the coding sequence ATGGGCGAAAATAAATCGATAGACTACTTGATTCTTTTCATACTTATCGTCTTTTTCATCATCAGCTTGATAACCGTTTATAGTGGAACTGGTCAATATACAGATGGTCAATCCTTTCACTTCGCACTCAGACAACTCATCTGGTACACCATCAGTTTTGCCTTGATGATAGGTGTCAGCAGATTTGATTACGAATTACTTGAAAATTGGGCTGTATATCTTTATATCTTCGGTATGATGCTACTACTCTATGTTCGTTTTTTTGGTGTATTAAAAAATGGTTCTCAAAGATGGATTGATTTAACATTTATGGAGTTTCAGCCTTCTGAATTGATGAAGGTTTTTTTAGTGATCTATTTAGCTGCGATGCTTAAAAAAAACGGCAAAAAGAATTTGTCATTTAGTAAAAGCATTCCCGTTGTTTTTAAAGCCATGGCTATTTCTATTTTTCCTTTTTATTTTATATTGAAACAACCTGATTTAGGCTCTGCCATTTTGATAGCTATAACCTCTATAGGATTAGTACTTACTTCGACTATCAGTAGCAAAATGATCACCCTTATCTTCACTGTTATAGCTTCAAGTGGCTCCTTTCTCATCTATTTATTCACTTTTCATGAAGATGTTGTTACTAATGTATTTCAAACACATCAATTAGGACGAATTTATAGTTGGCTAAGCCCTTCAGATTACTCGGATAATTTTGGCTATCAAGTTAAAAATGCCATGCTTGGAATTGGTGCGGGTCAACTCAATGGTTCGGGATTTAGTCAAGGAGTTCAAGTGCAAAGTGGCCGTGTACCTGAGGCACATACTGATTTTATCTTTGCCGTAATTGGGGAGGAATTTGGTTTTATGGGCAGCAGTCTCTTAGTTTTATTATTTTTCTTATTAATCTATCGAATAATAACGATAGCATTACGGACAGATAATATATTCGGTACTTATATATGTGTTGGCGTCATCCTATTAATTGGTTTTCAGGTGTTTCAAAACATTGGCATGACTATTGGGTTAATGCCAGTAACAGGTATTGCATTACCTTTCATCAGTTATGGTGGGAGTGCTTTAATGACTAATTTGTTTGCACTTGGTTTAGTACAAAGTATAGATGCTAGATCAAAAAATTATATTTTTTTCACTAATACAGAGTGA
- a CDS encoding NUDIX domain-containing protein: MNITKNNGFEFLDFLVVKESELYDYHRLAGSYAVIECDGNYLFCYNTLRKQWELSAGRREKNETPKDCAIRELYEETGQCVSELEFKGLLKIKNLISGEMKYNPVYFSTIEKLQAFQKNNEISEIQLWDLKQKIGYIDEVDIKILDYFD; the protein is encoded by the coding sequence TTGAATATTACCAAAAATAATGGTTTCGAATTTCTTGATTTTCTTGTAGTAAAAGAGTCGGAACTATATGATTATCATCGATTGGCTGGTTCTTATGCAGTAATAGAATGTGACGGTAACTATCTTTTTTGTTATAACACTTTGAGAAAGCAATGGGAATTATCAGCAGGGCGAAGGGAAAAGAATGAGACACCGAAAGATTGCGCGATAAGAGAACTTTACGAAGAAACTGGTCAGTGTGTTTCGGAATTAGAATTTAAAGGCTTGTTAAAAATAAAGAACTTAATCAGTGGCGAAATGAAGTATAATCCTGTTTATTTTTCTACTATTGAAAAACTCCAAGCCTTTCAAAAAAATAATGAGATATCTGAGATACAATTATGGGACTTGAAGCAAAAGATTGGCTACATAGATGAAGTAGATATAAAGATACTCGATTATTTTGATTAA
- a CDS encoding helix-turn-helix domain-containing protein gives MPELNTLLVKKQLKETNTSMRELAKETAINVSTISRILNGQRKATLNHIHAISNCLNIPISELLTMEQNKGESIAQQFHNIRVIIENMGFSVKEFTFTALQDNLHKHQLKGATEKGRTTILNDFKAKLSELSSQGPLIEQLKSMFQSFKENAGTKQDILLIGGALLYFITSTDMIPDYLFPVGFLDDGFVVQYVAQSLTQKE, from the coding sequence ATGCCTGAACTAAATACTCTTTTGGTAAAAAAACAACTTAAAGAAACGAATACAAGTATGCGTGAATTAGCAAAAGAAACAGCTATTAATGTATCTACCATTTCCAGAATCTTAAATGGACAAAGAAAAGCGACGTTGAATCATATTCATGCAATATCGAATTGCTTAAATATACCTATATCTGAGTTATTAACTATGGAGCAAAATAAGGGAGAGAGTATAGCTCAGCAATTCCACAATATTCGAGTCATAATCGAAAATATGGGATTCTCTGTCAAAGAATTTACCTTTACTGCTCTTCAAGATAATCTGCACAAACATCAATTAAAGGGAGCAACAGAAAAAGGAAGGACAACTATTCTAAATGATTTTAAAGCAAAACTTTCCGAATTAAGCAGCCAAGGACCATTGATAGAACAATTAAAATCGATGTTTCAATCATTTAAAGAAAATGCAGGAACAAAGCAAGACATCTTATTAATAGGTGGAGCCTTATTATACTTTATCACTTCAACAGACATGATACCTGACTACTTATTTCCGGTTGGGTTTTTAGATGATGGATTTGTTGTACAGTACGTAGCGCAATCCTTAACACAGAAAGAATGA